The Candidatus Caccoplasma merdavium genome window below encodes:
- a CDS encoding biopolymer transporter ExbD, with amino-acid sequence MPKVKVKRKSTAIDMTAMSDVTVLLLTFFMLTSTFVEPEPVQIAVPSSVSEIKIPETNVLQILVESNGRIFMGTDPGMRVPMLQEVAAEYGYEFTDQELATFQASDYFGVPIAQMKSLLNLPFDSQTEVMVKQGTGIPIDTTANPSNEFKAWVKAARKTNRDMRIAIKAAQNTPYSEIHKVMSSLQDLRENRYNLITTLKSVSGDF; translated from the coding sequence ATGCCAAAAGTAAAAGTAAAAAGGAAGAGTACCGCCATCGATATGACCGCGATGAGCGACGTAACCGTGCTTCTGCTTACTTTCTTCATGCTGACGTCGACTTTCGTTGAACCCGAGCCCGTACAAATTGCCGTACCGTCCTCTGTTTCGGAAATCAAAATCCCCGAAACCAACGTACTGCAAATATTAGTAGAATCGAACGGACGCATTTTTATGGGAACCGACCCGGGTATGCGAGTACCGATGTTGCAAGAAGTAGCAGCCGAATACGGTTATGAATTTACCGACCAAGAATTGGCCACCTTCCAAGCATCAGATTACTTCGGCGTACCTATTGCACAAATGAAATCGTTGCTCAACCTGCCTTTTGACTCTCAAACAGAGGTCATGGTAAAACAGGGAACCGGTATTCCTATCGATACCACGGCCAACCCCTCCAACGAATTCAAGGCATGGGTAAAAGCCGCCCGTAAAACCAACCGAGATATGCGCATCGCGATAAAAGCCGCACAGAACACGCCTTACTCCGAAATACACAAGGTAATGTCGTCTCTGCAAGACTTGCGCGAAAACCGCTATAACCTGATCACCACGCTGAAAAGTGTCTCCGGCGATTTTTAA
- a CDS encoding biopolymer transporter ExbD encodes MAEVEQKDSGGKKKGKQKKMNIRVDFTPMVDMNMLLLTFFMLCTSMSKPQTMEISMPSNDKTLTEQERDKVAASRAITLILGSNDRVYYYSGEPNYEDWTSLQETTYKDDGLRAMLLYRNQEVVSQIRELKKEKIDTKMSDEEYDKRAAEIKDSKTAPIVIIKATDDATYKNLIDALDEMHICSINRYAIVDIAEGDEWLVENYEKKGELTNQIDRDQMQQQ; translated from the coding sequence ATGGCAGAAGTAGAACAAAAAGACTCCGGCGGCAAGAAAAAAGGTAAACAGAAAAAAATGAACATTCGCGTCGACTTTACCCCTATGGTCGACATGAACATGTTGCTTCTTACCTTCTTTATGCTCTGTACCTCCATGAGCAAACCTCAGACGATGGAAATCAGTATGCCGTCTAACGATAAAACGCTGACAGAGCAAGAACGCGACAAAGTAGCCGCATCTCGTGCTATTACCCTCATTCTCGGCAGCAACGACCGAGTGTACTACTACTCGGGAGAGCCCAACTATGAAGACTGGACCTCTCTGCAAGAGACCACCTACAAGGACGACGGTCTCCGTGCCATGTTGCTCTACCGCAACCAGGAAGTAGTATCGCAGATCAGAGAGCTGAAAAAAGAGAAAATAGACACCAAGATGTCCGATGAAGAATACGACAAGAGAGCCGCTGAAATCAAAGATTCCAAAACCGCTCCCATCGTCATCATCAAAGCTACCGACGACGCCACCTACAAAAACCTCATCGACGCCCTCGACGAAATGCACATTTGCAGCATCAACCGCTATGCCATCGTCGATATAGCCGAAGGCGACGAATGGTTGGTAGAAAACTACGAGAAGAAAGGTGAACTCACCAATCAAATCGACCGCGATCAAATGCAACAACAATAA
- a CDS encoding energy transducer TonB: MAKIDLTSKDWCELIFKDRNKAYGAYDMRLDTPKRHNMATLIVVIAVILVITLPMLIKFITPERENKIVVNEVTTLAKLPEAEIKRNEELRPMMKPTTPPPPLKSTIKFTAPVIKKDEEVGEEDEIKSQDELAARGNVAISIADVKGNDEIDGQDIADFKDFVAPEVEEEEVYIIVEQMPGFPGGEEALMKYIRDNMEYPAMAIERGIEGRVTVRFVVDKDGYVRDVTVIRGVHELLDREAVRVIQSLPRWNPGKQNGVAVAVYYNVPVNFTLN, from the coding sequence ATGGCAAAAATAGATTTAACTTCGAAAGATTGGTGTGAATTGATTTTCAAAGATCGCAACAAAGCGTACGGTGCCTATGACATGCGTCTCGACACCCCCAAACGTCACAACATGGCCACCCTCATCGTGGTTATCGCCGTGATTTTGGTTATCACGCTCCCGATGTTGATAAAGTTCATCACACCCGAAAGAGAAAATAAAATCGTTGTAAACGAGGTAACCACGCTGGCCAAACTGCCCGAAGCCGAAATCAAACGCAACGAAGAGTTGCGCCCCATGATGAAGCCGACGACACCGCCGCCCCCCTTGAAGAGTACCATCAAATTTACCGCCCCCGTCATCAAGAAAGACGAAGAGGTAGGTGAAGAGGACGAAATCAAGTCGCAAGACGAACTGGCTGCCCGTGGTAATGTAGCCATCTCTATCGCCGACGTAAAAGGTAACGACGAAATCGACGGCCAAGACATCGCCGACTTCAAAGATTTCGTAGCCCCCGAAGTCGAAGAAGAGGAAGTCTACATCATCGTAGAGCAAATGCCTGGTTTCCCCGGTGGAGAAGAAGCCCTGATGAAATACATCAGAGACAACATGGAATATCCTGCCATGGCCATCGAAAGAGGCATCGAAGGCCGCGTTACCGTGCGCTTCGTTGTAGACAAAGACGGTTATGTAAGAGACGTTACGGTAATCCGTGGCGTACACGAACTGCTCGACCGCGAAGCCGTGCGTGTGATACAAAGCCTCCCGCGCTGGAACCCCGGTAAACAAAACGGTGTTGCCGTGGCTGTTTACTACAACGTACCTGTAAACTTCACCTTGAACTAA
- a CDS encoding substrate-binding domain-containing protein — MRLTTLLLLCCALTLGSCNRNKQGQGSTLENTTTSGVITICVDETLKPIIEEEIEVFEGLYPKANIIPIYTTEVEAFNQLFNDSVKLIVATRSLSEEEINALQANSLYPKISKVAIDGVALICHRNNPDSLVTMEQLHDIFTGKTTRWDQLDPKSRMGEIEVVFDNTSSSTVRYVIEKINKGAELKGNIKATQTNEGVIDYVANVPNAIGVIGSNWIGNDNDTTNLSFNDNIQVMLISSDPLAFNGNSYQPYQAYLAMELYPLSREIYMICTSNRNSLPYGFTSFVSSDKGQRIILKSGILPARQPLRVVNVRENL; from the coding sequence ATGAGACTTACCACCCTGCTTCTACTCTGCTGCGCGCTTACCCTCGGCAGTTGCAACCGCAACAAACAAGGCCAAGGCAGCACGCTGGAAAACACCACGACTTCGGGGGTCATCACCATCTGTGTCGATGAGACCCTCAAACCCATCATCGAAGAAGAAATCGAAGTCTTCGAAGGGCTCTACCCCAAAGCCAACATCATACCCATATACACGACCGAGGTTGAGGCATTCAACCAGCTCTTCAACGACAGCGTAAAACTCATTGTCGCCACCCGTTCGCTGAGCGAAGAAGAAATCAATGCCCTGCAAGCCAACAGCCTCTACCCCAAAATATCGAAAGTGGCCATCGACGGTGTCGCCCTCATCTGCCACCGCAACAACCCCGACTCGCTCGTGACCATGGAGCAGTTGCATGACATCTTCACGGGCAAGACCACACGCTGGGACCAACTCGACCCCAAATCCCGCATGGGGGAAATCGAAGTGGTCTTCGACAACACCAGTTCGAGCACCGTACGGTACGTCATCGAGAAAATCAACAAAGGAGCCGAGCTCAAAGGGAACATCAAGGCCACCCAAACCAATGAAGGGGTTATCGACTATGTAGCCAACGTACCCAACGCCATCGGAGTCATCGGGTCGAACTGGATAGGAAACGACAACGACACAACCAATCTGTCGTTCAACGACAACATTCAGGTCATGCTCATCAGCTCCGATCCGCTCGCTTTCAACGGAAACAGCTACCAACCCTACCAAGCCTATTTGGCCATGGAGCTTTACCCGCTGAGTCGTGAAATATACATGATATGCACATCGAACCGCAACAGTCTGCCCTACGGGTTCACCTCGTTTGTCAGCTCCGACAAAGGCCAGCGTATCATTCTTAAATCGGGAATCCTGCCCGCCCGCCAACCCCTGCGGGTCGTCAACGTGAGAGAGAACTTATAA
- a CDS encoding class II fructose-1,6-bisphosphate aldolase: MVSYKELGLVNTREMFAKAIKGGYAVPAFNFNNMEQLQAIIQATVETKSPVILQVSKGARQYANQTLLRYMAEGAVAYAKELGCEKPEIVLHLDHGDSFELCKSCIDMGFSSVMIDGSHLPYDENVALTRKVVEYAHQFDVTVEGELGVLAGVEDEVSAEHHTYTRPEEVVDFVTKTGCDSLAISIGTSHGANKFTPAQCTRDANGRLVPPPLRFDVLEGVEKELPGFPIVLHGSSSVPQEEVDTINKYGGALKDAIGIPEEQLRKAAASAVCKINIDSDSRLAMTAAIREVLALKPAEFDPRKYLGPARENMKKLYIHKIVDVLGSAGKCDCGCK, from the coding sequence ATGGTAAGTTACAAAGAATTAGGATTGGTAAACACCCGTGAGATGTTTGCCAAAGCCATCAAAGGCGGTTATGCCGTTCCGGCATTCAACTTCAACAACATGGAGCAGTTGCAGGCTATCATTCAGGCTACGGTCGAGACCAAATCGCCGGTAATTCTCCAAGTCTCCAAGGGAGCTCGTCAGTATGCCAATCAGACCCTGTTGCGCTACATGGCCGAAGGGGCTGTGGCTTATGCCAAAGAGCTGGGTTGTGAAAAACCCGAAATCGTGCTGCACCTCGACCACGGCGATTCTTTCGAGTTGTGCAAGTCGTGTATCGACATGGGCTTCTCGTCGGTCATGATCGATGGTTCGCATCTGCCTTATGACGAAAACGTTGCTCTCACCCGCAAAGTCGTTGAGTATGCCCACCAGTTCGATGTTACCGTAGAAGGCGAGTTGGGCGTTTTGGCCGGAGTGGAAGATGAAGTATCGGCCGAGCACCACACCTATACGCGTCCCGAAGAAGTTGTCGATTTCGTCACCAAGACGGGTTGCGACAGCTTGGCCATCTCCATTGGTACGTCGCACGGTGCCAACAAGTTCACCCCCGCCCAATGTACGCGTGATGCCAACGGTCGCCTTGTGCCTCCTCCCTTGCGTTTCGATGTACTCGAAGGCGTTGAAAAGGAATTGCCCGGATTCCCCATCGTGCTGCACGGCTCGTCGTCGGTACCCCAGGAAGAGGTCGATACCATCAACAAATATGGCGGTGCCTTGAAAGATGCCATCGGTATTCCCGAGGAACAGTTGCGCAAAGCTGCTGCTTCGGCCGTGTGCAAAATCAATATCGACTCCGACAGCCGTTTGGCCATGACGGCAGCTATCCGTGAGGTTTTGGCTCTGAAACCTGCCGAATTTGACCCCCGCAAATATTTGGGCCCGGCTCGCGAGAACATGAAGAAACTCTACATTCACAAGATTGTAGATGTTCTTGGCAGCGCCGGCAAATGTGATTGCGGTTGCAAATAA
- the speA gene encoding biosynthetic arginine decarboxylase, with product MRKWRIEDSAELYNITGWGLKYFSINEKGHVTVTPKEGAAAVDLKELMDELQVRDVPAPALIRFPDILDNRIEKISHCFKQAANEYGYTAQNFIIYPIKVNQMSPVVEEIVSHGKKSNIGLEAGSKPELHAVLAINIDANSLIICNGYKDENYIELALLAQKMGRRIFLVVEKLNELHLIASIAKRLKIRPNIGIRIKLASSGSGKWEDSGGDVSKFGLNSSELLEALDILEKNKMQDCLKLIHFHIGSQVTKIRLIKNALREASQFYVQLYKMGYNIEFVDIGGGLGVDYDGTRSSTSESSMNYSIQEYVNDSIWTLVDVCTKNGLPQPNIITESGRSLTAHHSVLIFEVLETTTLPEWDEDTEISETDHELVRELYNSWDNLNQPRLIETWHDALQIREEALDLFGLGLIDLRTRAQIERLFWSIARDVYDMANEIKHAPEELKKIAKMLPDKYFCNFSLFQSLPDSWAIDQIFPIMPISRLDEKPNRSATLQDITCDSDGKIDNFISTRNFNYHLPVHTLNNKEPYYIGVFLVGAYQEILGDLHNLFGDTNAVHVSVYKDHYEIDQVIDGETVAEVLDYVQYNPKKMVRSVETWVTSSMKSGVITPEEGREFLSNYRSGLYGYTYLEKD from the coding sequence ATGAGAAAATGGCGCATTGAAGATTCGGCCGAGTTGTATAATATTACCGGCTGGGGATTAAAGTATTTTTCCATCAACGAAAAAGGACATGTGACGGTAACACCCAAAGAAGGTGCCGCCGCCGTCGACCTGAAAGAGCTGATGGACGAGCTTCAAGTAAGAGACGTCCCGGCTCCCGCCTTGATACGTTTTCCCGATATTCTCGACAACCGCATCGAGAAAATCTCCCATTGCTTCAAACAGGCTGCCAACGAATATGGCTACACGGCTCAGAACTTCATCATCTACCCCATAAAGGTGAACCAAATGAGCCCCGTCGTGGAAGAAATCGTAAGCCACGGCAAGAAATCGAACATCGGCCTCGAAGCCGGTTCCAAACCCGAGCTGCATGCCGTGCTCGCCATCAACATCGACGCCAACTCGCTCATCATCTGCAACGGATATAAAGACGAGAACTACATCGAGTTGGCTCTGTTGGCTCAGAAAATGGGCCGTCGCATCTTCCTCGTGGTCGAGAAACTCAACGAGCTGCACCTCATCGCCTCCATAGCCAAGCGGTTGAAGATACGCCCCAACATCGGTATCCGCATCAAACTGGCCAGCTCGGGTAGCGGCAAATGGGAAGACTCGGGAGGCGACGTGAGCAAGTTCGGCCTCAATTCGAGCGAACTGCTCGAAGCACTCGACATTCTCGAAAAAAACAAGATGCAGGACTGCCTCAAACTCATTCACTTCCACATAGGCAGCCAAGTCACCAAAATACGCCTCATCAAAAACGCCCTGCGCGAAGCCTCGCAATTCTATGTGCAACTCTACAAGATGGGGTACAACATCGAATTTGTCGACATCGGGGGCGGCTTGGGCGTCGACTACGACGGCACCCGCTCGTCGACGAGCGAGAGCAGCATGAATTATTCGATACAGGAATATGTCAACGACTCGATATGGACGCTGGTCGATGTCTGCACCAAGAACGGACTGCCTCAGCCCAACATCATCACCGAATCGGGGCGCTCTCTCACCGCCCACCACTCGGTGCTGATATTTGAAGTGCTCGAAACGACGACCTTGCCCGAGTGGGACGAAGACACCGAAATATCCGAGACCGACCACGAGCTGGTGCGCGAGCTCTACAACTCGTGGGACAACCTCAACCAGCCCCGCCTCATCGAGACTTGGCACGACGCCCTGCAAATCAGGGAAGAGGCCCTCGACCTCTTCGGTCTGGGGCTCATCGACCTGCGCACACGGGCGCAAATCGAACGCCTCTTTTGGTCGATTGCCCGCGATGTCTACGACATGGCCAATGAGATAAAACATGCCCCCGAAGAGTTGAAGAAAATCGCCAAGATGTTGCCCGACAAATACTTCTGCAACTTCTCGCTCTTCCAGTCGCTGCCCGATTCCTGGGCCATCGACCAGATTTTTCCCATCATGCCCATCAGCCGGCTCGACGAGAAGCCCAACCGCTCGGCCACGCTGCAAGACATCACCTGCGACTCCGACGGAAAAATCGACAACTTCATCTCGACCCGCAACTTCAACTACCACCTGCCCGTGCACACGCTCAACAACAAAGAGCCCTATTACATCGGCGTGTTCCTCGTAGGTGCCTACCAAGAAATCCTTGGCGACCTGCACAACCTCTTCGGCGATACCAATGCCGTGCATGTGAGCGTATATAAAGACCACTACGAAATAGACCAGGTCATCGACGGCGAGACCGTAGCCGAAGTGCTCGATTATGTGCAGTACAACCCCAAGAAAATGGTGCGCAGCGTCGAAACGTGGGTGACCAGTTCCATGAAAAGCGGCGTCATCACCCCCGAAGAGGGTCGCGAATTCCTGTCGAACTACCGGTCGGGCCTTTACGGATACACTTACCTCGAAAAAGACTGA
- the truA gene encoding tRNA pseudouridine(38-40) synthase TruA: protein MSENEPGTQRYFIYLAYDGTAYHGWQRQPNGLSVQERIEEALSLLLRRETAVTGAGRTDAGVHARLMVAHADLPTLLPTPEEWVHRLNRLLPSDIVIYRICPVRADAHSRFDALSRTYHYYIACRKDPFQGRYRWVMDGKRLDIDRMNEAASHLLRHTDFTSFSKLHTDVKTNNCRITRAGWSLTGNDLVFEITADRFLRNMVRAIVGTLVDVGRGKLSVADFCAIIEARDRCKAGTSAPGNALFLTDITYPEELFLR, encoded by the coding sequence ATGTCCGAAAACGAACCCGGGACACAACGATACTTCATATACCTCGCCTATGACGGTACAGCCTACCACGGCTGGCAACGGCAACCCAACGGTCTCTCGGTGCAAGAACGCATCGAAGAGGCTTTGTCGCTGCTTCTGCGCCGGGAGACAGCCGTCACGGGCGCCGGCCGCACAGATGCCGGCGTACATGCCCGCCTGATGGTGGCCCATGCCGACCTCCCCACCCTCCTGCCCACACCCGAAGAGTGGGTGCACCGGCTCAACCGACTGTTGCCCTCCGACATCGTCATCTACCGCATCTGCCCCGTGAGGGCTGACGCCCACAGCCGCTTCGACGCCCTGTCGAGGACTTACCACTACTACATCGCCTGCCGGAAAGACCCTTTCCAAGGGAGGTACCGATGGGTCATGGACGGGAAACGGCTCGACATCGACCGCATGAACGAGGCCGCCTCGCACTTGCTGCGACACACCGACTTCACCAGTTTCAGCAAACTGCACACCGACGTAAAGACCAACAACTGCCGCATCACCCGTGCCGGGTGGTCGCTCACCGGCAACGACCTGGTCTTTGAAATCACCGCCGACCGTTTCCTGCGCAACATGGTGCGAGCCATCGTGGGCACCCTCGTCGACGTGGGCCGCGGCAAACTGTCGGTAGCCGACTTCTGCGCCATCATCGAGGCGCGCGACCGGTGCAAAGCCGGCACATCGGCACCCGGGAATGCCCTCTTCCTCACCGACATCACCTATCCCGAAGAACTGTTTTTACGATAA
- a CDS encoding EamA family transporter: MWLIFAFISAALLGMYEVFKKLALNNNAVLPILFLNTVFCSLLFLPAVLISRFAPEVLQDTLFFVPKADFVTHLYVMLKAVIVLSSWTFAYFAMKHLPITIAGTIKASQPVLTLLGALLIFGERLNLYQWIGVIVSIISFFMLSSAGKKEGIRFSHDKWIYYIVLATITGALSALYDKYLISNGFDRMVVQVWYTYYQMVIMFFILLIWYKKRNETTPFQWRWSIFFISLFLVAADFIYFYALSFPDSMISIVSMARRSGVVVSFLFGALFFHEKNIRSKAIDLLLVLIGMYFLYLGTR, encoded by the coding sequence ATGTGGTTGATTTTTGCCTTCATCTCGGCTGCCTTGCTGGGCATGTACGAAGTGTTTAAAAAATTGGCGCTCAACAACAACGCCGTCCTACCTATACTTTTTCTCAACACGGTCTTTTGCAGTCTGCTCTTCTTGCCGGCCGTGCTGATTTCGAGATTCGCGCCCGAGGTGCTTCAAGACACCCTGTTTTTCGTGCCCAAGGCCGACTTTGTGACACACCTCTATGTGATGCTCAAAGCCGTCATCGTGCTTTCGTCATGGACCTTCGCCTATTTTGCCATGAAGCACCTGCCCATCACCATCGCCGGCACCATAAAGGCTTCGCAACCGGTACTCACCCTCTTGGGGGCGCTGCTCATCTTCGGCGAACGGCTCAACCTCTACCAGTGGATCGGCGTCATCGTGTCGATTATCTCCTTCTTCATGCTCTCCTCGGCCGGGAAGAAAGAGGGCATACGTTTCAGCCACGACAAATGGATTTACTACATCGTGCTGGCCACCATCACGGGCGCCCTCAGCGCACTGTATGACAAATACCTCATCTCGAACGGATTCGACCGCATGGTCGTGCAGGTGTGGTACACCTACTACCAAATGGTCATCATGTTCTTTATCCTTCTCATCTGGTATAAGAAACGCAACGAGACCACCCCGTTCCAGTGGCGATGGAGCATCTTCTTCATTTCCCTATTCCTCGTGGCAGCCGACTTCATCTACTTCTACGCACTGAGCTTCCCCGACTCGATGATTTCCATCGTCTCAATGGCACGACGCAGCGGCGTGGTCGTGAGCTTCCTCTTCGGCGCCCTCTTTTTCCACGAGAAAAACATACGCAGCAAGGCCATCGACCTGTTGCTCGTGCTCATAGGCATGTACTTCCTCTATCTGGGTACCCGATAA
- a CDS encoding DUF3256 family protein, whose protein sequence is MPKSILFALLLLVATTAYGRRTVDAYFISAPTQLLPQLDANNRKDLIDLFDAGLESRITGPLGSNIEIGSIDDRQITVHFSPASTLQIALLPTADTVGVIAVIHTVDLPAPDSRITFYDTQWNPIENDELFIAPTPETFLSKGSKKEKRQAAGLIDLLPRSYTIEGDTLLARESLQEYLPEEVYNRIASLLGKEPVTYTWNGKRFTR, encoded by the coding sequence ATGCCAAAATCCATACTCTTTGCCCTGCTCCTGCTGGTTGCCACGACAGCCTACGGCCGCCGCACCGTCGACGCATACTTCATCTCGGCGCCGACGCAACTCCTGCCGCAACTCGATGCCAACAACCGCAAAGACCTCATCGACTTGTTCGACGCCGGCCTCGAAAGCCGCATCACCGGGCCCTTGGGCAGCAACATCGAAATCGGCTCTATCGACGACCGTCAAATCACGGTGCATTTTTCACCCGCATCGACCCTGCAAATCGCTTTGCTGCCAACGGCCGACACCGTGGGGGTCATCGCCGTCATACACACCGTCGACCTGCCGGCTCCCGACAGCCGCATCACCTTCTATGACACACAGTGGAACCCGATAGAAAACGACGAGCTTTTCATCGCGCCCACCCCCGAGACATTCCTCAGCAAAGGTTCTAAAAAAGAGAAACGCCAGGCCGCCGGTCTCATCGACCTGCTTCCCCGGTCATACACCATCGAGGGCGACACCCTGCTGGCACGCGAATCCCTGCAAGAATACCTCCCCGAAGAGGTCTACAACCGCATCGCCTCCCTGCTGGGTAAAGAACCCGTCACCTACACATGGAACGGGAAGCGCTTTACCCGATAA
- a CDS encoding integration host factor subunit beta has translation MQTKKLKTLIIIKQKTMTKADIVNEISKNTGIEKAIVLATVEQFMESVKGSLAKGNNVYLRGFGSFIVKKRAQKTARNISKSTTIIIPEHNIPAFKPAKTFMSEVK, from the coding sequence TTGCAAACCAAAAAATTAAAAACGCTAATCATTATAAAACAAAAAACAATGACTAAGGCAGACATCGTAAACGAGATTTCAAAAAATACAGGAATCGAGAAAGCTATCGTATTGGCCACCGTTGAGCAATTCATGGAATCGGTAAAAGGTTCTTTGGCCAAAGGCAACAATGTATACCTGAGAGGATTCGGTAGCTTCATCGTGAAAAAAAGAGCCCAAAAGACCGCTCGCAATATCTCCAAAAGCACGACCATCATCATTCCCGAGCACAATATTCCGGCATTCAAACCCGCCAAAACGTTCATGAGCGAGGTAAAATAA
- a CDS encoding Rne/Rng family ribonuclease — protein sequence MSSELVVDVQPKEVSIALLNDKRLVELQKEPCNITFALGDIYLGKVKKLMPGLNAAFIDIGYDKDAFLHYQDLGPFFTTSAKFTKQSLSDRKHTLSLPKYKLQKELEKEGAISDLLSVGQEILVQITKEPISTKGPRLTAELSFAGRFLVLIPFADKVSVSQKIKSNEEKNRLRQLIHSIKPQNFGVIVRTVAEGKRVAELDNEMKTLVKRWEDSLAKLQKAKAPSLIYEETGRAVGLLRDIFNPSFENIYVNDPETFQHIHDYVNIIAPECKDIVKLYTDDIPIFDHFAITKQIKSSFGKTISFRNGAYLIIEHTEALHVIDVNSGNRSKPNSDQENTAFEVNMAAAEEIARQLRLRDMGGIIVIDYIDMDNADNRQKLYDRMKELMESDRARHNILPLSKFGLMQITRHRVRPALDITTDEDCPVCNGKGKIPPSILFTDRLEAKIAFLVKKFKVKKFALHVHPYIAAYITQGFFSLLWRWKNKYTRGVKLIPNQSLALLEYKIYDSEGQEIDLKEEIEIK from the coding sequence GTGTCAAGCGAATTAGTCGTAGACGTACAACCCAAAGAGGTATCCATCGCGCTGCTCAACGACAAGCGGTTGGTCGAGCTGCAAAAAGAGCCCTGCAACATTACGTTCGCATTGGGCGATATCTACTTGGGTAAAGTCAAGAAACTGATGCCGGGACTGAACGCTGCTTTTATCGACATAGGTTACGACAAAGACGCATTTCTTCATTACCAGGACTTAGGCCCGTTCTTCACCACGAGCGCAAAATTTACCAAGCAGTCGCTCTCCGACCGCAAACACACGCTCTCCCTGCCCAAATACAAGTTGCAGAAAGAGCTCGAAAAAGAAGGAGCCATCAGCGACCTGCTCAGCGTAGGACAGGAGATTCTGGTACAAATCACCAAAGAACCCATCTCGACCAAAGGACCCCGACTCACCGCCGAGCTCTCCTTTGCCGGCCGGTTTTTGGTATTGATACCGTTTGCCGACAAGGTATCGGTGTCACAGAAAATAAAATCGAACGAGGAAAAAAACCGTTTACGCCAGCTCATTCACAGCATCAAGCCGCAGAACTTCGGTGTCATCGTACGCACCGTGGCCGAAGGCAAACGCGTTGCCGAGCTCGACAACGAAATGAAAACGCTGGTGAAACGCTGGGAAGACAGTCTCGCCAAACTGCAAAAAGCCAAAGCGCCATCGCTCATCTACGAAGAGACCGGCCGTGCCGTCGGCCTCCTGAGAGATATTTTCAATCCCTCATTTGAGAATATCTACGTCAACGACCCCGAGACCTTCCAGCATATCCACGACTATGTCAACATCATTGCTCCCGAATGCAAAGACATCGTCAAGCTCTACACCGACGATATTCCCATCTTCGACCACTTTGCCATCACGAAGCAAATCAAATCCTCGTTCGGTAAAACCATCTCATTCCGCAACGGAGCCTACCTCATCATCGAACACACCGAAGCCCTGCATGTCATCGACGTCAACAGCGGCAACCGTTCGAAACCCAACTCCGACCAGGAAAACACCGCCTTCGAGGTGAACATGGCCGCCGCCGAGGAGATTGCCCGGCAACTGCGCCTGCGCGATATGGGCGGCATCATCGTCATCGACTACATCGACATGGACAATGCCGACAACCGGCAGAAGCTCTACGACCGCATGAAAGAGCTCATGGAGAGCGACCGTGCCCGTCACAACATTCTGCCGCTCAGCAAATTCGGCCTCATGCAGATTACCCGTCACCGCGTGCGTCCCGCCCTCGACATCACGACCGACGAAGACTGCCCCGTGTGCAACGGCAAAGGCAAAATTCCCCCGTCGATACTCTTTACCGATCGTCTCGAAGCAAAAATCGCCTTCTTGGTGAAAAAATTCAAAGTGAAGAAATTCGCCTTGCATGTCCACCCGTACATCGCAGCGTACATCACCCAAGGGTTCTTTTCCCTCCTATGGAGATGGAAAAACAAATATACCCGTGGGGTCAAACTCATTCCCAATCAGTCTTTGGCCTTGCTCGAATATAAAATATACGACAGCGAAGGTCAGGAAATAGACCTCAAAGAAGAGATTGAAATCAAATAA